The Archocentrus centrarchus isolate MPI-CPG fArcCen1 chromosome 12, fArcCen1, whole genome shotgun sequence genome includes a window with the following:
- the crkl gene encoding crk-like protein gives MSTARFDSSDRSAWYFGPVSRQEAQNRLQGQRHGMFLVRDSSTCPGDYVLSVSENSKVSHYIINSLPSKRFKIGDQEFENLAALLEFYKIHYLDTTTLIEPAPRYPSTVSAPIQPMVGAEENLEYVRTLYDFTGSDAEDLPFKKGEILIILEKPEEQWWSAKNRDGRVGMIPVPYVEKVIRPLPHLGQPSHGSRNSNSYGIPEPSNALVHAYAQPQTPSPMPGTPGAVIAPLPSMQNGPVTAKAIQKRVPCAYDKTALALEVGDIVKVTRMNISGQWEGEVNGRRGLFPFTHVKIIDPQNPDESD, from the exons ATGTCAACTGCTCGGTTTGATTCATCTGATCGGTCCGCCTGGTATTTTGGACCCGTGTCACGACAGGAGGCACAGAATAGGTTACAAGGACAGAGACATGGCATGTTTCTTGTTCGAGACTCGTCGACCTGCCCCGGCGACTACGTGCTGTCAGTATCTGAAAACTCCAAAGTGTCTCACTATATCATCAACTCTTTGCCCAGCAAGAGGTTTAAGATTGGCGATCAAGAATTTGAGAACCTCGCAGCTCTCCTGGAGTTCTACAAAATCCACTACCTGGATACCACCACGCTGATAGAGCCAGCCCCCAG GTATCCAAGTACAGTGAGTGCTCCCATCCAGCCCATGGTTGGAGCAGAAGAGAACTTGGAGTATGTGCGGACTCTGTACGACTTCACCGGTAGTGATGCTGAGGACCTTCCCTTCAAGAAGGGGGAGATCCTTATCATCCTGGAAAAGCCGGAGGAGCAGTGGTGGAGTGCCAAGAATAGAGATGGACGTGTCGGGATGATCCCTGTGCCCTATGTGGAGAAAGTGATACGACCTCTGCCCCACCTTGGCCAGCCTTCTCATGGATCGCGCAACTCCAACAGCTACGGGATCCCTGAGCCCTCCAATGCTCTTGTTCACGCCTATGCCCAGCCCCAGACACCTTCTCCAATGCCTGGCACACCTGGAGCAGTTATCGCTCCTCTACCGTCCATGCAGAACGGCCCTGTCACGGCAAAAGCCATCCAGAAACGAGTGCCCTGTGCCTACGACAAGACAGCTCTTGCTCTAGAG GTTGGTGACATTGTCAAGGTTACACGGATGAACATCAGCGGTCAGTGGGAGGGAGAGGTGAATGGACGGAGGGGTCTCTTCCCATTCACCCATGTCAAAATCATAGACCCCCAGAATCCGGATGAGAGTGACTGA
- the LOC115788925 gene encoding T-box-containing protein TBX6L-like → MSSSYQPGGIKMTLENAHLWQSFHSVGTEMIITKHGRRMFPHCGVRVSGLQPFANYVVMLDIIPLDGFKYKWKKEQWEVAGLADPHPPCRTYMHPDSPAPGSHWMKQPVSFPKLKLTNNTLNQHGHIILLSMHHYYPRFHVVQADNPYTLCWGSLRSFSFPETVFTAVTAYQNPKITKLKIDHNPFAKGFREGGTHSHRKRRSNKSSPAKRPKLERDDLSSSSQSLQRTPYTSQLAQAEESWAFTQQSLKGGHLSPSALEPDSTECIKVEPPVLTEYSSSSDEQMVPASMPHQPYRSIEYVVVPYSQSDTDGAQTSFHPPPDSLFAAEPCIQQRGYNHQYSSTADWSQNPVFSYSTW, encoded by the exons ATGTCGTCGTCATACCAGCCAGGTGGCATCAAGATGACCCTGGAGAACGCTCACCTCTGGCAGTCCTTTCACAGCGTCGGCACAGAGATGATTATAACAAAGCATGGAAG gagAATGTTTCCCCACTGTGGCGTCAGAGTATCTGGGCTCCAGCCTTTTGCCAATTATGTTGTCATGTTGGACATCATTCCTCTAGATGGCTTCAAGTACAAG tgGAAAAAGGAGCAGTGGGAGGTCGCAGGACTGGCAGATCCCCACCCCCCATGTCGTACATACATGCACCCTGACTCCCCTGCACCAGGAAGTCACTGGATGAAGCAGCCAGTATCTTTCCCCAAGCTTAAGCTCACCAACAATACCTTGAATCAGCACGGTCAt ATCATCCTGCTCTCCATGCATCACTACTACCCAAGGTTTCATGTGGTCCAGGCAGATAACCCATACACTCTCTGCTGGGGCTCTTTGAGGAGCTTCTCATTCCCAGAGACCGTCTTCACTGCAGTCACTGCTTACCAAAATCCAAAG ATTACCAAACTGAAAATTGACCACAACCCCTTTGCTAAAGGGTTCAGGGAAGGAGGCACTCATTCTCACAGGAAGAG GCGTTCAAATAAAAGCTCTCCTGCAAAGAGACCCAAACTGGAAAGGGATGatttgagcagcagttctcaaa GCCTACAGAGGACGCCCTATACCTCTCAGTTAGCACAGGCAGAGGAGAGTTGGGCCTTCACACAGCAGTCACTGAAGGGGGGTCACCTTTCACCCTCCGCTCTGGAGCCAGACTCAACTGAGTGTATAAAAGTTGAACCCCCGGTGCTAACAGAGTACAGCTCCAGCAGCGATGAACAGATGGTACCTGCTTCCATGCCACACCAGCCTTACAG GTCTATTGAGTATGTTGTAGTCCCATATTCACAGAGTGACACGGATGGAGCACAAACCTCCTTCCATCCCCCTCCTGATTCACTTTTCGCAGCTGAACCTTGCATCCAACAACGTGGCTACAACCACCAGTATAGCAGCACAGCAGACTGGAGCCAGAACCCAGTCTTCTCCTACTCAACTTGGTGA